The Oreochromis niloticus isolate F11D_XX linkage group LG18, O_niloticus_UMD_NMBU, whole genome shotgun sequence DNA window acttcacccgttgcctactggtggtggtcagagggcccggtggcgccagtgtctggcagccttgcctctgtcagtgcgccccagggcggctgtggctacagtgtagcttgccatcaccagtgggtaaatgggtggatgactgaatgtgtaaagcgctttggggtccttagggactagtaaagcgctatataaatacaggccatttaccatttaacaagGAGAATTTCACCATATTGACATAATAGTAtaacacagttgctgcagactTGTCGTCTTCACATCCATGATTCAAATATCTAATTCCACCACATTCAAAGGGTGCTCTATTGGATCAAGCCTTGGATGCCATTTGAATACAATGaacttattttcatgttttaagaaccagtttgagattatttaAGATTCTAGATTTGGCCATGCCTTTCCTGCTAGAAACATCCACACTAACAAGGTATTTTCAcacagagaactgctgctcactggatagcttctcttttttggaccattctcaGTAACCCTAAAGGAGACTGTGGTAAAAATCCAAGTATATCAGCACAACCATGCCCTGATCAGAGTCATTTAAATGTCCTTTCTTACAAGGGATACACATGCAAGTGATATGAAACTGCAATAATTTCAGAAGCTGTATTCCAAAATTAATGTAAAAACTAGACTTAAATCTAACACTGTAAGTCTTTTATGGGTTTGTTTCCTTAATGCCATAGCTTTAATGATCTATGGTAACTGTGTccccattaaaaatgaaaaagtgtaGACATGTCATTTGcgcataatattttaaaagacaGTAAGATAGAACCGTGACTTCataaatacagttttttttaaatgaatcgaCAGTGTGattgtttcattgtttcctgCAAAAACCTGACTCGCTGACTGCAAAATGTGCGTAAGAACTTGTGCCTTATTTGCAGGTCATGTTATAAAGTGTTACTGGAATCTGTACTAATGCAAGCTGTATCCTCCTCCCCGCAGCTCTTCAGCTTTTTGTAAAAACAGTCTTTAAGTGCATTTGTAGTTCCATTTGCTATTATGAAAGACATTGATATCAGGTGTGAGGAGGCAAGTTAGGCTGATCCATAATCTGCTTCTCTGCTGGGTGTTCTAAGATGAGAGTTTTATCAACATACTACTCTAGGCAGATTTATAAAGTGAGAACAGTGGCACCCTGCAAGAAATTCTTATGAACTCAGGCACAtttgattttttgtgtttatatcTACACAGCCAGTAATCCTGCTCCGTattcaaataataaataatattactAAATAATATTATTCTTGTGCTGGTCATTTGTGTTTCTTGGGATAACGCTGAAGAAAAGCAAAGAGGTTATGATGtgttgtatatatataaaagatggtcattgtgtttgcagttttcTGACGTGACGTACATTCTGTTTGAAATGTTACATTAAACCTCCAATGATCCATGCATCACTTATAGGAATCTATTTTGAAAGTGAAGATCTGTATAATTAGATATCATAGATATTTAGTATTAAACAAATCTTTTCTGCCCTATTCCATGTGCTTGGGGTCTTGACTTATGCACCTTATCAAGGTCAAATTGACAGTACAagctttttccttctccttgtGTTTGAAGTACCAATATTGACACTGATAATACAGCAAAAGGAACCTCACAAGATAGcttgattgttctgtaaatgtCTGGTGAGATCAGATATGGACCATTCCTTTTCAGACTTTATCTTCTGTGGACAGCATTAGAGGATATTTTCTGGGGCAGTGGTAATCCTGTGTTAAGGACAAAGGAGGGTTAAAATCTAAAATTACATAATGCAACACATATAGGATCCTTAACATGGCAGAAGAGTGTTTAAATAGATTTACTGTCATGTCAATATTTCTTTATCATTTCTTTATCGTTTTACAGGGTAGAATATCACTTTGGTGGCTCTTTTTTGACTCTGTGCAACCCACATCCCAGTATCATACTTTGGGCTTTTGCCACCAAGTTAGTGTATGATGAAATGGCTTATATGAGCACAGGTTAGTTTTCTGATACTTCAGTGCAAAAAAAGTATCCAGATGTAATTGTAGCAAATGTTTAATAGAAGACTGAAATCTATATATCTGCCAGAACAGCCTCATTAGATCCATCATTTGCCTGAAGTTTGGCTCCATCTAGTGTTTAGATGTCAGTCCGACAAGACATCTTAGTGTTACAGACctcttgcaaactccaaatcaGCACACAGTAGACACATGTGTCTAATCAGGAGCTACTTAAGATCAGGTGTTGATCGccacttttatttcatttgtgtttGCTCTGTCAGTTAACCATTCAGGTCCTTGACAAGgtaaatttatatatatatatattgtttttttttttaatgtatcaaAGCAGGATTTTTGAATTGTGCTAGTATGACAATGACTGATGAACTTTTTCCATCTGCTAGTTTCAAGGTTCAGTCCTattggttttctgtttctgaCTCATTCATTCTCTTAATTAGGCTTAGATAGAAAATGCTGTTTATCTTTGCAAATGTATTCCATTTTCTTTGATCGTCCCATTGTGGGTCCTAAATCTTACACCATGgcccactttttcttttcaagaaATCAGCTGATGTATGAACACTACTGTCAAGCCAACTTAATGTATTTCTTGAACTGTTAACCTTCTGAACATTTAAACCTGATGCTGCTCCTCGCAGAAATGTTAAATTGCCAATGGTGTAAAGGTTTTTTGagttacaaacacacagcttcaAACTAAATGAAAATTTGGTGCCATAGTAAGGATTTGGGCCATATCAAATCTGCCATAGATCCCACTGGGTTGAGAGATGATGGCTAAAGACCATAGCACAGGTTTCTCTCTTTCCAAACCAGGCCATTTACTCTCTCCTTGTATGTGGTCATGTTTCTGTATGGCATATGCTAAATGAAGAATAATGACCTTCATTCCCAGTGTGTAATGTCTCTAAGATTTGTCCTACAGGTAGAAATgtcgtctttttttcttttcttttaactgtTCCTATTAATACAATATAGATTCAATAGATTCGTAACTAACACCCCTTCCATGTAGGCTGACTGAACATGGCAGCGGCGGTTAACAGGCCTCCTCTGGCTCCTGAAGGGCCAAGTGGAGCAAACCCACACGTTCGAGTTAACGCTGACGTGGCAAACTCTACACAGCAGGATCCAGGACTACACAGCACCAGCCAAGATCCTGGACCTTCATCTCATCCTCAACACCCTGTCTTTGCCAGACCTCTGTTTTATGTTCATGCTCCACCTCTACCCCCGTTCCTCCAATACCAGTGGCCCTTGCCTTATAATCCCTTTCCAGGCTTCCTAGGCATGGGTAAGTTAAGAATTTTCATTAGTTTATAAATTAAATTGGTGCTGTgcctatgggctcaaattgtggtcataaataatttgtacttgtaaatcaaatgCGTATTTGTGAACTGggttttgtaaccttgtaaaccaaaatatctgaacattttctgtttgtgtatctGTAGATGAGAATTTGtctggggggggaaaaaagtttttttttacagaagttacaatttttttttatttttattttttttttaaattaggttCTGGTTGCACAcgcaaagcaaaaaacaaatcaaatcaaatcaaatcaaatcacctttattgtcacatcacatgtgcaggtacactggtacagtacatgcgagtgaaattcttgtgtgcaagcttcacaagcaacagagttgtgcaaaatacaataacgtgcaacaagcaaaatataaaaatggttaatctaaaaagtaataaatatatgtaccatatataaaggtatatacattactgaatgtgtgtactaaatatgtttttctacgtgtgtgtgtgtgtgtgtgtgtgtgagtgtgtatatacatgttttacaaatgaaatagagtaaacaataaaataagatatataaaatataaaatatacagaggtaggtatgtgcaaaacagtggcattaatgtacagtatggagtgcataatgttgaagtttcACTACGTGAAAAACTCTGCGCTCAAGTCCCTTAGCTTGCGTGCAAGCTTAAAGTTACAAGTACAAATCTTGACccgatttttcttcctttcagctaattttcaatgtcatgtcaatcacaaatttaacaatccaatcagagaacagatgggtttggctattGGAGAGGCGCTTTACTGAGCTTCAGGTCCtggaagggtaatacagtttgaaccTGGAGGATCTCTACATAAATATCCCATAGGGGTCATACAAGCGTTTCggtagctgttgaaaggataaagttgtggtatgtcagtggttagaaataccattattactttaggattagtttaacacaaagtcagggctgacccgggaccattgctgtgagtcacagtgcgcagcataaaggtcctttcacagCGGATCcagcatgtgctgctaatgctaactaagCCCCAAGTATCCAGAATTTGTttcgctggctgctgagctctgtgggtttttctctacctgtactagatgcacctgctccttgtcgtttctatctctgactttgtcctctacaagagtttgatttatcttcaaatgttcaataaaaacatgtatcgCCAATTaataacgaagaaagctttgtaactatCCCCACTAGTGAAGACTAATTTCCACAACACTGCCTTCCCCTCGAGGTCtgcagcgctgttgaaa harbors:
- the LOC100712319 gene encoding uncharacterized protein LOC100712319 isoform X2, encoding MAAAVNRPPLAPEGPSGANPHVRVNADVANSTQQDPGLHSTSQDPGPSSHPQHPVFARPLFYVHAPPLPPFLQYQWPLPYNPFPGFLGMDLKKANDGKAEAFCMQKNSKRNGQWRNRGPEKHNGQQEDCNGSGSRPGKLKGGSGRNPRY
- the LOC100712319 gene encoding uncharacterized protein LOC100712319 isoform X3 encodes the protein MAAAVNRPPLAPEGPSGANPHVRVNADVANSTQQDPGLHSTSQDPGPSSHPQHPVFARPLFYVHAPPLPPFLQYQWPLPYNPFPGFLGMEKHNGQQEDCNGSGSRPGKLKGGSGRNPRY